A portion of the Anas platyrhynchos isolate ZD024472 breed Pekin duck chromosome 26, IASCAAS_PekinDuck_T2T, whole genome shotgun sequence genome contains these proteins:
- the LOC119713786 gene encoding CD48 antigen-like isoform X1 codes for MAVGLAAELLFIFSVVRAQVQEASSQVVGVVGGVVYLSPPPQTQTTTYHQSHWRYGSSLKIAINENGKGVQYPNGPFKDRLKLFPNNTLKISSLLKNDSNTYRVYLEDVAGKEDTYRISLKVYDVVPKPTVKAIVHGNNPEHCNVTLKCWVQMEDVTYEWMPPSRVMPVGSNSTNGTLPLSFNPSLETYTCRASNPVSSSSARLTRRHPCSWTAESSAVSTATKTSMLMLLGHLLLLFFALH; via the exons ATGGCGGTAGGACTTGCAGCGGAGCTCCTCTTCATCTTCTCAGTTGTGCGAG cacaggTGCAGGAAGCCTCCTCGCAGGTTGTAGGGGTAGTGGGAGGCGTGGTGTACCTCAGCCCCCCGCCGCAGACCCAGACGACCACCTACCACCAAAGCCACTGGCGCTATGGCAGCTCCCTGAAGATCGCCATCAACGAGAACGGGAAGGGGGTCCAGTACCCCAATGGCCCTTTCAAGGACCGCCTTAAGCTCTTCCCCAACAATACGCTGAAGATCAGCAGCTTGCTGAAAAACGACAGCAACACCTACCGGGTGTACCTGGAGGACGTGGCGGGCAAGGAGGACACCTACAGGATCTCCCTGAAGGTGTATG ATGTGGTCCCCAAACCTACCGTGAAAGCCATAGTGCATGGGAACAATCCGGAGCACTGCAATGTCACCCTGAAGTGCTGGGTACAGATGGAAGACGTGACCTATGAGTGGATGCCCCCCAGCAGGGTCATGCCAGTGGGCTCTAACAGCACCAACGGCACCCTGCCCCTCTCCTTCAACCCCTCCCTGGAAACCTACACGTGCAGGGCCAGCAACCCCGTGTCCTCCAGCAGCGCCCGGCTGACCCGCAGGCACCCCTGCTCGTGGACAG ctgaGTCCTCTGCTGTCTCCACCGCCACCAAGACCAGCATGCTGATGCTGCTGGgacatctcctcctcctcttcttcgcTCTGCATTAA
- the LOC119713786 gene encoding CD48 antigen-like isoform X2: MAVGLAAELLFIFSIVQAQVQEASSQVVGVVGGVVYLSPPPQTQTTTYHQSHWRYGSSLKIAINENGKGVQYPNGPFKDRLKLFPNNTLKISSLLKNDSNTYRVYLEDVAGKEDTYRISLKVYDVVPKPTVKAIVHGNNPEHCNVTLKCWVQMEDVTYEWMPPSRVMPVGSNSTNGTLPLSFNPSLETYTCRASNPVSSSSARLTRRHPCSWTAESSAVSTATKTSMLMLLGHLLLLFFALH; this comes from the exons cacaggTGCAGGAAGCCTCCTCGCAGGTTGTAGGGGTAGTGGGAGGCGTGGTGTACCTCAGCCCCCCGCCGCAGACCCAGACGACCACCTACCACCAAAGCCACTGGCGCTATGGCAGCTCCCTGAAGATCGCCATCAACGAGAACGGGAAGGGGGTCCAGTACCCCAATGGCCCTTTCAAGGACCGCCTTAAGCTCTTCCCCAACAATACGCTGAAGATCAGCAGCTTGCTGAAAAACGACAGCAACACCTACCGGGTGTACCTGGAGGACGTGGCGGGCAAGGAGGACACCTACAGGATCTCCCTGAAGGTGTATG ATGTGGTCCCCAAACCTACCGTGAAAGCCATAGTGCATGGGAACAATCCGGAGCACTGCAATGTCACCCTGAAGTGCTGGGTACAGATGGAAGACGTGACCTATGAGTGGATGCCCCCCAGCAGGGTCATGCCAGTGGGCTCTAACAGCACCAACGGCACCCTGCCCCTCTCCTTCAACCCCTCCCTGGAAACCTACACGTGCAGGGCCAGCAACCCCGTGTCCTCCAGCAGCGCCCGGCTGACCCGCAGGCACCCCTGCTCGTGGACAG ctgaGTCCTCTGCTGTCTCCACCGCCACCAAGACCAGCATGCTGATGCTGCTGGgacatctcctcctcctcttcttcgcTCTGCATTAA